One stretch of Lysobacter sp. TY2-98 DNA includes these proteins:
- the rnfB gene encoding Rnf electron transport complex subunit RnfB gives MSSPPPAATPHDALVERLDRLLPQTQCGQCGFAGCRPYAEAMARGDAGVDHCPPGGDQGARALARLLGVATQPYDRTRGAHKPPQVALVIEDDCIGCTKCIQACPVDAIIGGAKHMHTVIDPLCTGCELCVPACPVDCIVLVPAT, from the coding sequence ATGTCCTCGCCTCCACCTGCAGCGACGCCGCACGACGCACTCGTCGAGCGGCTCGATCGCCTGCTGCCGCAGACGCAGTGCGGCCAGTGCGGGTTCGCCGGATGCCGGCCGTACGCGGAAGCGATGGCGCGCGGCGATGCGGGCGTCGACCACTGTCCACCCGGCGGCGATCAAGGCGCGCGCGCGTTGGCGCGCCTGCTCGGCGTAGCAACGCAGCCTTACGACCGCACGCGCGGCGCGCACAAGCCGCCGCAGGTCGCCCTCGTCATCGAGGACGACTGCATCGGCTGCACCAAGTGCATCCAGGCGTGTCCGGTCGACGCCATCATCGGCGGCGCCAAGCACATGCACACGGTCATCGACCCGCTCTGCACCGGCTGCGAGCTCTGCGTGCCCGCGTGCCCGGTCGACTGCATCGTGCTCGTACCCGCGACCTGA
- the tsaE gene encoding tRNA (adenosine(37)-N6)-threonylcarbamoyltransferase complex ATPase subunit type 1 TsaE, producing the protein MKFELPDADATATLGRALARTRPAHGVIHLQGDLGAGKSTLARALLRELGVTGAIRSPTYTLVERYAVAGGEAWHLDLYRIGDPGELDFLGLDAVDTVLWLVEWPERGARALPPPDLRVALELLGNGRVAEITACLPRSNEWLTNAAAAFTAGDLHA; encoded by the coding sequence ATGAAGTTCGAACTGCCCGATGCCGACGCGACTGCGACGCTCGGTCGCGCGCTCGCGCGCACGCGGCCGGCGCACGGCGTGATCCATCTGCAGGGGGACCTCGGCGCCGGCAAGTCGACCCTCGCGCGTGCCTTGCTGCGCGAACTCGGCGTAACCGGTGCGATCCGCAGCCCGACCTACACACTGGTCGAGCGCTATGCCGTCGCCGGCGGCGAAGCGTGGCACCTCGATCTCTATCGCATCGGCGATCCCGGCGAGCTCGACTTCCTCGGGCTGGACGCGGTGGACACCGTGCTGTGGCTGGTGGAGTGGCCCGAGCGCGGCGCGCGGGCTCTGCCGCCGCCGGATCTGCGCGTGGCGCTCGAACTCTTGGGGAACGGACGCGTCGCTGAGATAACGGCGTGTTTACCCCGCTCTAACGAGTGGCTGACGAACGCCGCGGCCGCCTTCACCGCCGGCGATCTTCACGCCTGA
- the mutL gene encoding DNA mismatch repair endonuclease MutL → MPIRQLPDVLINQIAAGEVVERPASVVKELVENALDAGAGRVDIDLEDGGIRLIRIRDDGLGIDPQELALAVQRHATSKIASLDDLEGVATLGFRGEALPSIASVSRFALISRTRDAEHATAIEVDGGLVAPPTPRAHPHGTTVEVRDLFYNVPARRRFLKAERTELSHIEDWLRQLALARPDVELRVSHNGKPSRRWKGERDLLSGERLHEALGPDFVKHSLRVEHGTVGDDGRALRLQGWIAEPSYNRASTDQQFLFVNGRAVRDRSVSHAVRQAYADVLFHGRHPAYVLFLSLDPRRVDVNVHPAKHEVRFRDGRLIYDFVYRTLQGVLAETRAGAGVATFTAPSTPGTAPSAWTSPMRQSPLGLQVAETRAAYEALYATPDAAASMPMSSLAPSLAANEEPTLPPLGYAIAQLHGIYILAESADGLIVVDMHAAHERIGYEKLKHAHDGEGLRTQPLLVPQTVAVSEREADVAEREAGTLAQLGFEVTRTGVQSLLLRSVPALLASGDTEGLLRDVLADLREHGETRRIAAARDELLATMACHGAVRANRRLTVHEMNALLREMEATERSGQCNHGRPTWARFSLGEIDKWFLRGR, encoded by the coding sequence GTGCCGATCCGACAGCTTCCCGACGTCCTCATCAACCAGATCGCTGCCGGCGAGGTCGTCGAGCGGCCTGCGTCCGTGGTGAAGGAACTCGTCGAGAACGCGCTCGACGCCGGCGCAGGGCGCGTCGACATCGACCTGGAAGACGGCGGCATCCGCCTGATCCGCATTCGCGACGATGGGCTCGGCATCGATCCGCAGGAATTAGCGCTCGCCGTGCAGCGCCATGCGACCAGCAAGATCGCATCGCTCGACGATCTCGAAGGCGTGGCAACGCTCGGCTTCCGTGGCGAGGCGCTGCCGTCGATCGCGTCCGTGAGCCGCTTCGCGCTGATCTCGCGCACGCGCGATGCCGAGCACGCAACCGCGATCGAGGTCGACGGCGGACTCGTCGCACCACCGACACCACGCGCACACCCCCACGGCACCACGGTCGAAGTGCGCGACCTGTTCTACAACGTGCCGGCGCGGCGCCGCTTCCTGAAAGCCGAGCGCACCGAGCTGTCGCACATCGAGGACTGGCTGCGGCAGCTCGCGCTCGCGCGGCCCGACGTCGAGTTGCGCGTCTCGCACAACGGCAAGCCGTCGCGACGCTGGAAGGGGGAGCGCGACCTGCTGTCGGGCGAACGACTGCATGAGGCGTTGGGTCCGGATTTCGTGAAGCATTCGCTGCGCGTCGAGCACGGCACCGTGGGCGACGACGGCCGCGCGCTGCGCCTGCAGGGCTGGATCGCCGAACCGAGCTACAACCGCGCAAGCACCGACCAGCAGTTCCTGTTCGTCAACGGACGCGCGGTGCGCGATCGCAGCGTGTCGCATGCGGTGCGGCAGGCGTACGCGGACGTCCTGTTCCACGGCCGTCATCCGGCCTACGTGCTGTTCCTGTCGCTCGATCCACGCCGCGTAGACGTCAACGTGCATCCTGCGAAACACGAGGTGCGCTTCCGCGACGGACGACTGATCTACGACTTCGTCTATCGCACGCTGCAGGGGGTGCTCGCGGAAACACGTGCGGGGGCGGGCGTCGCGACGTTCACTGCACCGTCGACGCCGGGCACTGCGCCCTCCGCGTGGACGTCGCCGATGCGGCAGTCGCCGCTGGGCCTGCAGGTAGCGGAGACGCGTGCGGCGTACGAAGCGCTTTATGCGACGCCGGACGCCGCGGCGTCGATGCCGATGTCGTCGCTCGCGCCCTCGCTTGCCGCGAACGAAGAGCCGACATTGCCGCCGCTCGGCTACGCGATCGCGCAGCTGCACGGCATCTACATCCTGGCCGAGTCGGCGGACGGCCTGATCGTCGTCGACATGCACGCCGCGCACGAGCGCATCGGCTACGAGAAGCTCAAACACGCGCACGACGGCGAGGGCCTGCGTACGCAGCCGCTGCTGGTGCCGCAGACTGTGGCGGTGTCCGAGCGCGAGGCGGACGTCGCCGAACGCGAGGCCGGCACGCTGGCGCAACTTGGATTCGAAGTGACGCGCACCGGCGTGCAGTCGCTGCTGCTGCGCTCGGTGCCCGCGCTGCTGGCTAGTGGCGACACCGAAGGCCTGCTGCGCGACGTGCTCGCCGACCTGCGCGAGCACGGCGAGACGCGACGCATCGCCGCCGCCCGCGACGAGTTGCTTGCGACGATGGCCTGCCACGGCGCCGTGCGCGCCAACCGTCGCCTGACCGTCCACGAAATGAATGCGCTTCTGCGCGAGATGGAAGCGACGGAACGCTCGGGCCAATGCAACCACGGGCGTCCGACCTGGGCGCGTTTTTCGCTGGGGGAGATCGACAAATGGTTCCTGCGCGGACGCTGA
- a CDS encoding N-acetylmuramoyl-L-alanine amidase, whose translation MQKVLLGAALIAALAWNLAQAAEVRSVQLSRGATGTRAEIALDGAPADYRLIRLAGPDRLVVDLPASSVRRGASLPAPAGIVRGVRYGQPEPGVARVVFDLAQPIASLQPQVEPAGNGARLVIEWPGDDESPASTIATSAPVAAPVSTGTLVAMDPPPRATPTPPAPSTDSLDRLVAGVSASSTSTTAATAPVRIDPPVAPVTTAPAYVPPPIVLTPAKPTLRDANGRPLRALVIAIDAGHGGQDPGAHGPTGRREKDVTLAIARELARQVNATPGYKAYLTRDSDFFIPLNERARLAKRAGADMFVSIHADAAENPAARGSSVFVLSLKGASSQRARWLADKENAADLIGGVPVEPGNTLASVLLDLTQSGNLKASEDVAGQVLSGLARLGPNHKSTVERANFAVLRTSDIPAMLVETAFISNPDEERRLTDPTQQSAIARAVFSGVNSYFVRTPPPGTMLAAQVASPAFAGSAAASGGR comes from the coding sequence GTGCAGAAGGTCCTGCTGGGGGCGGCCCTGATTGCCGCGCTCGCGTGGAATCTCGCGCAGGCGGCTGAAGTCCGTTCCGTGCAGCTCAGCCGCGGCGCCACCGGCACCCGTGCCGAAATCGCGCTCGACGGCGCACCCGCCGACTACCGCTTGATCCGTCTTGCCGGTCCTGACCGCCTGGTCGTTGACCTTCCGGCGTCGTCCGTGCGACGCGGCGCGTCGTTGCCGGCACCCGCAGGCATCGTGCGCGGGGTGCGCTACGGCCAGCCGGAGCCGGGCGTCGCCCGTGTCGTGTTCGACCTTGCCCAGCCGATCGCCTCGCTGCAACCGCAGGTGGAGCCGGCGGGCAACGGCGCGCGTCTGGTGATCGAGTGGCCGGGCGATGACGAATCGCCGGCTTCGACGATCGCGACGTCGGCACCCGTGGCTGCGCCGGTGTCGACCGGCACGTTGGTCGCGATGGATCCCCCCCCGAGAGCGACGCCGACGCCGCCCGCGCCGTCGACCGACTCGCTCGATCGCCTGGTGGCCGGTGTCTCGGCCTCCTCGACGTCGACGACCGCCGCGACCGCGCCGGTCCGCATTGATCCTCCGGTCGCCCCGGTCACGACCGCGCCTGCCTACGTTCCGCCGCCCATTGTCCTCACGCCCGCCAAGCCCACGCTGCGCGACGCGAACGGCCGACCGCTGCGTGCACTCGTAATCGCCATCGACGCGGGCCACGGCGGCCAGGATCCGGGCGCCCACGGCCCGACCGGTCGCCGCGAAAAAGACGTCACCCTCGCGATCGCGCGCGAACTTGCCCGCCAGGTCAACGCGACGCCGGGCTACAAGGCGTACCTGACGCGCGACTCGGACTTCTTCATCCCACTCAACGAGCGTGCGCGCCTCGCCAAGCGCGCTGGCGCCGACATGTTCGTCTCGATCCACGCCGACGCCGCAGAGAATCCGGCCGCGCGCGGGTCATCCGTGTTCGTGCTGTCGCTCAAGGGTGCCTCGTCGCAGCGCGCGCGTTGGCTGGCGGACAAGGAAAACGCGGCGGACCTCATTGGCGGCGTGCCGGTCGAGCCGGGCAACACGCTCGCTTCGGTGCTGCTCGATCTCACGCAGAGCGGCAACCTCAAGGCATCGGAAGACGTCGCGGGGCAGGTGCTGTCGGGTCTCGCACGCCTCGGTCCGAACCACAAGTCGACGGTGGAGCGCGCGAACTTCGCGGTGCTGCGCACGTCCGACATCCCGGCGATGCTGGTCGAGACCGCCTTCATCTCCAACCCCGACGAAGAGCGTCGCCTGACCGATCCGACCCAGCAGTCGGCGATCGCGCGTGCCGTGTTCAGCGGCGTCAACAGCTACTTCGTGCGCACGCCGCCGCCGGGCACGATGCTCGCGGCGCAGGTGGCGTCCCCGGCCTTCGCCGGCAGCGCAGCCGCGAGCGGCGGACGCTGA
- the metG gene encoding methionine--tRNA ligase — protein MSREILVTCALPYANGPLHLGHLVGYVQGDIWTRARRMSGHTVHFVCADDTHGTPIMLAAEKAGTTPEAFIAGIQASHERDFADFGVAFDHYDSTNSDTNRELTQSIYRALEAEGHITRRAVAQLFDPVKGMFLPDRYVKGICPNCGTPDQYGDNCENCGATYAPTELEDPRSVISGATPELRESEHFFFELGHFDAFLREWLSGDVAIAGVKAKLQEWLDAEGGLRAWDISRDAPYFGFEIPGHPGKFLYVWIDAPIGYLASFKALAAQRGIDFESFLRADSQAEMHHFIGKDIVNFHGLFWPAVLHGAGLRAPTRLHVNGYLTVDGAKMSKSRGTFVMARTYLDCGLDPEALRYYFAAKTSGGVDDVDLNLADFIARVNSDIVGKFVNLASRCAGFIEKRFGGRLADALPDAGMYERFVAQLQPIADGYARNEAATALRLTMTLADEANRYIDETKPWVLAKQDGAEAELQAVCTQGLNLFRVLAVALKPVLPRVATQAEGFLRAPVAWWGDVAAPLLAREIAPYTPLFTRIDPKQIDAMTDASKDTLQTTDAKPAANTTAKTDAAAGTAPAAPKADAAGAAAHIGIDDFAKLDLRIGKVLECAFVEGSDKLLRFLLDAGDLGQRQIFSGIRGSYGEPEKLVGRSVVFIANLAPRKMRFGVSEGMILSAGFDGGGLFLLDADSGAAPGMPVR, from the coding sequence ATGTCCCGCGAGATCCTGGTCACCTGCGCCCTGCCCTACGCCAACGGCCCGCTGCACCTCGGGCACCTGGTGGGCTACGTCCAAGGCGATATCTGGACGCGCGCACGGCGCATGTCGGGCCACACCGTGCACTTCGTCTGCGCCGACGACACCCATGGCACGCCGATCATGCTCGCCGCCGAGAAGGCCGGCACGACGCCGGAGGCCTTCATCGCCGGCATCCAGGCCAGCCACGAACGTGACTTCGCCGACTTCGGCGTCGCGTTCGATCACTACGACTCGACCAACTCCGACACCAACCGCGAGCTGACCCAGTCGATCTACCGCGCGCTCGAGGCCGAAGGCCACATCACGCGGCGCGCGGTCGCGCAGCTGTTCGACCCGGTCAAGGGCATGTTTCTGCCCGACCGCTACGTGAAGGGCATCTGCCCGAATTGCGGCACGCCCGACCAGTACGGCGACAACTGCGAGAACTGCGGTGCGACGTACGCACCGACGGAACTCGAGGATCCGCGCTCGGTCATCAGCGGCGCGACGCCGGAGCTCCGCGAGTCCGAGCATTTCTTCTTCGAGCTCGGCCATTTTGACGCATTCCTGCGCGAGTGGTTGTCCGGCGACGTCGCCATCGCCGGAGTCAAGGCGAAGCTGCAGGAATGGCTCGACGCCGAGGGCGGACTGCGGGCGTGGGATATCTCCCGCGACGCGCCCTACTTCGGCTTCGAGATCCCGGGCCATCCGGGCAAGTTCCTCTACGTCTGGATCGACGCACCGATCGGCTACCTCGCGAGCTTCAAGGCGCTGGCCGCGCAGCGCGGCATCGATTTCGAATCGTTCCTGCGCGCGGACTCGCAGGCCGAGATGCACCACTTCATCGGCAAGGACATCGTCAATTTCCACGGCCTGTTCTGGCCCGCGGTACTGCACGGTGCCGGCCTGCGCGCACCGACGCGCCTGCACGTCAACGGTTACCTGACGGTGGACGGCGCGAAGATGTCGAAGTCGCGCGGCACCTTCGTCATGGCGCGTACGTATCTCGACTGCGGCCTCGATCCCGAAGCGCTGCGCTACTACTTCGCGGCCAAGACCTCCGGTGGCGTCGATGACGTCGACCTCAACCTCGCCGACTTCATCGCGCGCGTGAACTCCGACATCGTCGGCAAATTCGTGAACCTGGCGAGCCGCTGCGCAGGTTTCATCGAGAAGCGATTCGGCGGTCGCCTCGCCGATGCGTTGCCGGACGCCGGGATGTACGAGCGTTTCGTCGCCCAGCTCCAGCCGATCGCCGACGGCTACGCACGCAACGAAGCCGCGACGGCGCTGCGCCTGACGATGACGCTGGCCGATGAAGCCAACCGCTACATCGACGAAACCAAGCCGTGGGTGCTCGCCAAGCAGGACGGCGCCGAGGCCGAGCTGCAGGCGGTGTGCACGCAGGGCCTCAACTTGTTCCGCGTGCTCGCCGTTGCGCTCAAGCCGGTGCTGCCGCGCGTCGCGACGCAGGCGGAAGGCTTCCTTCGCGCGCCAGTGGCGTGGTGGGGCGATGTCGCCGCACCGCTCTTGGCGCGTGAGATCGCGCCCTACACCCCGCTCTTCACCCGTATCGACCCGAAACAGATCGACGCCATGACCGACGCCAGCAAGGACACCCTGCAGACCACCGACGCCAAGCCGGCGGCGAACACGACGGCGAAGACCGACGCCGCGGCGGGCACTGCGCCTGCCGCGCCGAAGGCGGACGCCGCCGGTGCCGCTGCCCACATCGGCATCGACGATTTCGCGAAGCTCGACCTGCGCATCGGCAAGGTGCTCGAGTGCGCATTCGTTGAAGGTTCGGACAAGCTGCTGCGTTTCCTGCTCGATGCGGGCGACCTTGGCCAGCGCCAGATCTTCTCGGGAATCCGCGGCTCCTACGGCGAGCCGGAAAAGCTCGTGGGTCGCAGCGTGGTCTTCATCGCGAACCTGGCGCCGCGCAAGATGCGCTTCGGCGTGAGCGAGGGAATGATCCTGTCGGCCGGCTTCGACGGCGGCGGGCTGTTCCTGCTGGACGCCGACAGCGGTGCCGCGCCGGGCATGCCGGTTCGCTGA
- a CDS encoding DUF1684 domain-containing protein: MVPARTLTRILVATACLAVAACNRQPPAPKPKALPAAYVQAEQAWRAERLASLTKPDGWTSLVGLHWLDPGSHYVGSAASNGIRLAVGPEQFGMFDVRNGHVRFVPAAHTDLTIDGEPAKATTLRVDDDPAGANVINFDGGKGIATVIHRGDRYALRVKHADAPTRTQFKGITYWPGGPDWIIDATYVPNPPGQTIDIANIVGIVEPTPNPGRVEFKRNGNRYTLEALANDDGGLFLVFADRTSGHGSYGAGRFVDTTPPVNGRVRIDFNQAYNPPCAFTPFATCPLPPPMNRLNLAVQAGEKAYGGH; the protein is encoded by the coding sequence ATGGTTCCTGCGCGGACGCTGACCCGCATCCTCGTCGCGACGGCGTGCCTCGCGGTCGCAGCCTGCAATCGCCAGCCCCCGGCGCCCAAGCCGAAGGCGTTGCCCGCCGCCTACGTGCAGGCTGAGCAGGCCTGGCGCGCCGAGCGCCTCGCGTCGCTGACCAAACCCGATGGATGGACGTCGCTGGTGGGTCTGCACTGGCTCGATCCGGGCTCGCACTACGTCGGCAGTGCGGCGAGCAATGGCATCCGTCTCGCGGTCGGCCCCGAGCAGTTCGGCATGTTCGACGTGCGCAACGGCCACGTGCGCTTCGTGCCGGCCGCGCATACGGACCTGACCATCGACGGCGAACCCGCTAAGGCGACGACGCTGCGGGTAGACGATGACCCCGCTGGTGCCAACGTCATCAATTTCGACGGCGGCAAGGGCATCGCGACGGTGATCCACCGCGGCGATCGCTATGCGCTGCGCGTCAAGCACGCCGACGCGCCGACGCGCACGCAGTTCAAGGGCATCACGTACTGGCCGGGCGGTCCCGACTGGATCATCGACGCGACGTATGTGCCGAATCCGCCGGGGCAGACGATCGACATCGCGAACATCGTCGGCATCGTGGAACCCACGCCGAATCCCGGCCGCGTCGAGTTCAAGCGCAACGGCAATCGCTACACGCTCGAGGCGCTCGCGAATGACGACGGCGGTCTGTTCCTCGTCTTCGCCGATCGCACCAGCGGTCATGGCAGTTACGGCGCGGGGCGTTTCGTCGACACCACGCCGCCGGTGAATGGCCGCGTCCGCATCGACTTCAACCAGGCCTACAACCCGCCATGCGCATTCACGCCCTTCGCGACGTGCCCGCTGCCGCCGCCGATGAACCGGCTCAATCTCGCCGTGCAGGCCGGCGAGAAAGCCTACGGCGGCCACTGA
- a CDS encoding TraB/GumN family protein, producing MRAMPRYALALIGLLLALPVAGSTPVAPSASAPPVPLLWKVSDADNSLYLLGSFHLLAKSDYPLSTDIDRAFDDAESLVFEVAPDDLENPAITGMMMGLAKSDPTSSIDHTLSPDLKAQLDVRMRGLGLPAEQMHAFEPWFVDTMLVTLLGQRAGYAPDDGLDRQLMARAKAAGKPATGLETVQEQLSTLDGTPMAEQVASLKEFIDEGDAAPAKLDELHKAWREADIPTLERMTREEMAELTPVTYQRLNVDRNRAWIPRFEAMLAQGKGHDVLVVVGALHLLGDDGVVALLRAKGYRVERICTACASANPH from the coding sequence ATGCGCGCGATGCCTCGTTACGCACTCGCGCTGATCGGCCTCCTGCTCGCGCTCCCCGTCGCGGGCTCCACGCCTGTGGCGCCATCCGCATCCGCGCCACCGGTGCCGCTGCTGTGGAAAGTGTCTGACGCCGACAACAGCCTGTATCTGCTCGGCTCGTTCCATCTGTTGGCGAAGTCGGACTATCCGCTGTCGACCGACATCGATCGCGCCTTCGACGACGCCGAATCGCTGGTGTTCGAAGTCGCGCCCGACGATCTCGAGAATCCCGCGATCACCGGAATGATGATGGGGCTGGCGAAGTCCGATCCCACGTCGTCGATCGATCACACGCTGTCGCCTGATCTCAAGGCGCAGCTCGACGTACGCATGCGCGGGCTGGGCCTGCCTGCGGAGCAGATGCACGCGTTCGAGCCATGGTTCGTCGACACCATGCTGGTCACGTTGTTGGGCCAACGCGCTGGATACGCCCCTGACGATGGCCTCGATCGCCAGCTGATGGCACGCGCGAAAGCCGCAGGCAAGCCGGCGACCGGACTCGAAACCGTGCAGGAGCAGCTCAGCACGCTCGATGGCACGCCGATGGCCGAACAGGTGGCCTCGCTGAAGGAATTCATCGACGAAGGCGACGCCGCGCCAGCGAAGCTCGATGAGCTGCACAAGGCCTGGCGCGAGGCCGACATTCCGACGCTTGAGCGAATGACGCGCGAAGAGATGGCCGAACTGACGCCGGTCACGTACCAGCGTCTCAACGTCGATCGCAACCGCGCGTGGATTCCGCGTTTCGAAGCGATGCTTGCGCAGGGCAAGGGCCACGATGTGCTCGTCGTCGTCGGTGCGTTGCACCTGCTGGGCGACGACGGCGTGGTGGCACTGCTGCGCGCGAAGGGCTATCGCGTCGAACGCATCTGCACGGCCTGCGCCTCCGCGAATCCGCACTGA